The Pseudomonas sp. HOU2 DNA window GCTCAAGGATCACCCCGAAGACAAGCAGCGCTGGCTTGACGGTGTGACCACTTTCGACGGCAAACCGGCCGCTGAAAATCTGCAACTGACCAGCAAATAAATCACCCCGAATAAACGCTTCGCAGCCCCGAAAAGGGCTGCGGACAGACCCATCACGCCTGAAGGAAACCGCACCATGAACCACGACGTCATCATCACCTGCGCACTCACCGGTGCTGGCGACACGACCGCCAAAAGCCCCCACGTGCCGGTCACCCCAAAACAGATCGCCGCGGCTGCAGTAGAAGCGGCCAAGGCCGGCGCCACCGTCGTCCATTGCCATGTGCGCGACCCGCAGACCGGCAAGTTCAGCCGTGACGTGGCGCTGTACCGCGAAGTGATGGAGCGCATCCGCGAGGCCGATGTCGACATCATCGTCAACCTCACCGCTGGGATGGGCGGCGACCTGGAAATCGGTGCCGGCGAGCACCCGATGGAGTTCGGCCCGAACACCGACCTGGTCGGCCCGCTGACCCGTCTGGCCCACGTTGAAGAACTGCTGCCGGAAATCTGCACCCTCGATTGCGGCACGCTGAACTTCGGCGACGGCGACACCATTTACGTCTCGACCCCGGCGCAACTGCGCGCCGGCGCCAAGCGCATCACCGAGCTGGGGGTGAAGGCCGAGCTGGAAATTTTCGACACCGGTCACCTGTGGTTCGCCAAGCAGATGATCAAGGAAGGCCTGCTCGACAACCCGCTGTTCCAGCTATGCCTGGGCATCCCGTGGGGCGCCCCCGCCGACACCACCACCATGAAAGCCATGGTCGACAACCTGCCCGCCGATGCGGTGTGGGCCGGGTTCGGCATCGGCCGCATGCAGATGCCGATGGCCGCGCAAGCGGTGCTGCTCGGCGGCAACGTGCGGGTCGGCCTGGAAGACAACCTGTGGCTGGACAAGGGTGTGCTGGCCACCAACGGCCAACTGGTCGAACGCGCCACCGAGATCCTCAGCCGCCTCGGCGCCCGCGTGCTGACCCCGGCTGAAGGCCGCAAGAAGATGGGCCTGACCCAGCGCGGCTGACCTCAGCCAAAAAAATGGGGCCCTGACTGCCCCCCAAACTTCACCTGTAGGAGCTGCCGCAGGCTGCGATCTTTTGATCTTGCTTCAAACAATCAAAATCAAAAGATCGCAGCCTGCGGCAGCTCCTACAGGAAACACTTTCTTCAGGGAGTTCCCATGAGCTTTATCACCGACATCAAAACCTTCGCCGCCCTCGGCAGCGGTGTCATCGGCAGCGGCTGGGTCGCGCGTGCCCTCGCCCATGGCCTCGACGTGGTGGCCTGGGACCCGGCGCCCGGCGCAGAAGCTGCGCTGCGCAAACGCGTGGCGAATGCCTGGGGCGCGCTGGAGAAAAACGGTCTGGCGCCCGGTGCTTCGCAGGACCGTCTGCGCTTTGTCGCGACCATCGAAGAATGCGTGCGCGATGCCGACTTCATCCAGGAAAGTGCTCCGGAACGCCTCGAGCTGAAACTGGAACTGCACAGCAAAATCAGCGCGGCGGCCAAACCCAATGCGCTGATCGGCTCCAGCACTTCGGGCCTGTTGCCAAGCGAGTTCTACGAGAGCTCGACCCACCCTGAGCGCTGCGTGGTCGGTCACCCGTTCAACCCGGTTTACCTGTTGCCGCTGGTGGAAGTGGTCGGCGGCAAGAACACCGCACCGGAAGCGGTGCAAGCGGCGATGAAAGTCTACGAATCCCTCGGCATGCGCCCGCTGCATGTGCGCAAGGAAGTGCCGGGGTTTATCGCTGACCGTTTACTCGAAGCGTTGTGGCGTGAGGCGCTGCATCTGGTCAACGACGGGGTGGCGACCACTGGTGAGATCGACGATGCGATACGGTTTGGTGCCGGGCTGCGTTGGTCGTTCATGGGCACGTTCCTGACCTATACGCTGGCCGGTGGTGACGCTGGGATGCGTCATTTCATGTCGCAGTTCGGCCCGGCGTTGCAGTTGCCATGGACCTACCTGCCGGCACCGGAGCTGACCGACAAGCTGATAGATGACGTGGTCGATGGCACCAGCGATCAGCTCGGTCGCCACAGCATTGCGGCGCTGGAGCGCTATCGTGATGACTGCCTGCTGGCGGTGCTGGAGGCGGTGAAGACCACCAAGGAAAAGCACGGGATGAGTTTCAGCGAGTAATCGCCTTCCCCTGTGGCGAGGGAGCTTGCTCCCGCTCGGCCGCGAAGCGGTCGTAAAACCAGTGAATGCTGTCTGACCGACGCACCGCGATCAGAGGTTTTGGGGCTGCTGCGCAGCCCAGCGGGAGCAAGCTCCCTCGCCACAATGTGCATTACGCCAGCGATCTATGGAGTTCAACCATGCCCACTCTCACCACCTACCAAACCACCATCATCCCCGACTGGGTCGACTACAACGGCCATCTGCGCGACGCCTTCTACCTGTTGATCTTCAGCTACGCCACCGACGCGCTGATGGACCGTCTCGGCATGGACAGCAACAACCGCGAAGCCAGCGGCCACTCGCTGTTCACCCTCGAACTGCATCTGAATTATCTGCACGAAGTGAAGCTCGACGCCGAGGTCGAGGTGCGCACGAAGATCATCGGTCACGACAGTAAACGCCTGCACCTCTATCACAGCCTGCACCTGGCCGGCGGCGACCAGGAACTGGCCGGCAACGAGCAGATGCTGCTGCACGTCGATCTCACCGGCCCGCGCTCGGCACCGTTCACCGCCGATACCCTGAGCCGTCTGCAAGCCATCGTCGCCGAGCAAGTCGATCTGCCCGCCCCGGCTTACATCGGCCGTGTCATCGCTCTGCCACCCGCCCGTTAATCCCTCCCACGCAAGGAGCCGCCATGCACACCGCTGCCGCTGTTGCCGATTTCCGTACTTATCCGTTGATCAGCGCGCTGAGCGGCGTGCAGAACCTGGCGGATCGCGTGTCGATTGCCTGGGCCGATGGCCGCATCAGCCCGTTTCATCATGTCTGGTTGCGGGACAACTGTCCGTGCGAGCAGTGCGTCTACACCGTCACTCGCGAGCAGGTGTTCGAGATCGTCGATGCCGCAGCCGACCTCAAACCTGCCGCCGCCCATATCGACAGCGACGGCTGCCTGCGCATCGACTGGCAGGACGGTCACCAGAGCCGCTTCGACCCCGGCTGGTTGCGCGCGCACGCCTATGACGAGCAATCGCGCGCGGAACGGTTGGCAGGCAAACCCAAAGCGTATCTGTGGCGCAGCGATCTGCAGTTGCCGGTGTTCGACTACGCCGCACTGATGAACGACAACGGCGCGCTGCTGCAATGGCTGATCGCGGTGCGCGACATCGGCCTGACGCAAGTACGCGGCGTGCCCACCGAACCGGGATCGCTGAAGCTGATCGCACAGCGCATTTCGTTCATCCGCGAGAGCAACTTCGGCGTGCTGTTCAACGTGCAGTCCAAGGCCGATGCCGACAGCAACGCCTACACCGCTTTCAACCTGCCGTTGCACACCGACTTGCCGACTCGCGAACTGCAACCGGGTCTGCAATTTCTGCATTGCCTGGTGAATGATGCCGAGGGTGGCGAGAGTATTTTCGTCGATGGTTTTGCGATTGCCGATGCTTTGCGTCAGGAAGCACCGGAGCTGTTCCAGGCGCTGTGCGAAATCCCCGTGGAGTTTCGCAACAAGGACCGCCACAGCGACTATCGCTGCCTGGCGCCGATCATTGCGCTGGACGCGTTGGGCCGGGTTGCGGAGATGCGCATGGCGAACTTTCTGCGCGGTGCATTCGATACATCGGTGGAGCAAATGCCGCTGCTGTACCGGGCCTATCGGCGCTTGATTGCGATGACCCGTGAGCCACGTTTTCGCCTGATGCAGCGACTCAATCCGGGTGAACTGTGGTGCTTCGATAATCGCCGCACGCTGCATGCGCGCAACGCATTTGATCCTGCCAGCGGGGCGCGGCATTTCCAGGGCTGCTACATCGATCGGGATGAGTTGTTGTCGCGGATTCTGGTGTTGCAACGCTAGAAAAGATCGCAGCCTTCGGCAGCTCCTACAGGGGATCACATTTCAACTGTAGGAGCTGCCGCAGGCTGCGATCTTTTGACTTTCATGAAACTAAAAAAAGCCCCGATACAAGCCGTGACAGGATCGGGGCAGAGGGTACTGTTGAGGAGCTGCCAGTCGAGGGTGACCAAACCGTCGTGTAGCGAGCTGAGTCCAGTGTGCCCACTCCCCAGGGCGGTCAGTTAGCCGAAAACGACCTGTTCATAGCCGTCGCAGCCACTGCGACAAATCGCCCTTGCCGTCCCTCCGCATGCCTACCAGAATCGAGCCACGACCTCCGTTACCGAAGAAGGATGCGCGCCATGATGTACGCCGATTTGATCGATCAGGAAGACCTGTTGGGCCAGCTCAAGGCATTGGGGTTTCAGGTGCCGAGCGGCTCCACAGCGGAGCAGGCCTGCGAGTGTGCGGTACGTGGTCTGGACAATGTTCGCGCGTTTGAACTGCGCAAGATGGTCAAGGACATGTACACCAGCGGCGCCAGTATCCAGCCTGCGGTGCGCCAGGCGATCGACAAGCAGTTGTTGCCGGCGTTGGCGGATTACCAGCAAAGCCACAGCGCCTGACAAGTAACTGTGGCGAGGGAGCTTGCTCCCGCTGGGCCGCGAAGCGGCCCCAAACCGGCAGATGCACTGTTCCAGATAAATCGCATTCGCAGGTTTAACGAGCGCTTCGCGCTCGAGCGGGAGCAAGCTCCCTCGCCACAAAAACTTTCCGGTCTACAACCTTACGCTGGCAAACGTCGACTCATTACGCGCCTGACTCAACGCCGACATCGGCCCCGACAGCGGCGACATCACGATCGCCTGCGGCAGCGGCAGCATCGCCACTTGCTGGGTGGTGTTGGAGCCTACGCGTTCGTCACGCGGCGGAATGCCGAAGTATTCGCGGTAGCACTTGGAGAAGTGCGGCGTCGAGACGAAACCACACACCGACGCGACTTCGATGATCGACATCGGCGTCTGCTTGAGCAGCTGCCGCGCGCGGATCAGGCGCAGCTTGAGGTAGTAGCGCGACGGCGAGCAGTGCAGGTATTTCTGGAACAGCCGCTCCAGCTGTCGACGCGACACGGCGACGTACACTGCCAGTTCGTCGAGGTCGATCGGCTCTTCGAGGTTGGCTTCCATCAGCGCAACGATTTCCTGCAGCTTCGGCTGGTTGGTGCCGAGCATGTGCTTGAGCGGCACGCGCTGGTGATCCTGCTCGTTGCGGATGCGTTCGTAGACAAACATTTCCGAGATCGCGGCAGACAGCTCACGACCATGATCGCGGCTGATCAGGTGCAGCATCATGTCCAGCGGCGCGGTGCCACCGGAGCTGGTGAAACGGTTACGGTCGAGGGTGAACAGGCGCGTGCTCATGGCCACGCGCGGAAAGGCTTCCTGCATCGCTGCCAGACATTCCCAGTGCACGCTGCAATCGAAACCGTCGAGCAGCCCGGCGCACGCCAAAGCCCAGCTGCCGGTGCACACGGCGCCGAGACGCTTGGACTGACGCGCCTGGCTTTGCAGCCATGACACGTGTTCACGGGTCACGGTGCGTTGAATACCAATACCGCCGCAGACGATCACGGTGTCCAGCGGCGGGGCTTTGTGCATGGAGGCGTCAGGGGTGATTTGCAGACCGTCACTGGCCCACACCTGGCCGCCATCGACGGTGAGAGTGCTCCAGCGATACAACTCGCGACCGGACAATTGGTTGGCCATGCGCAGGGGTTCGACTGCGGAGGCCAGGGAAATCAGCGTGAAATTGTCCAGCAGCAGAAAGCCGATGGATTGAGGCGCACGGTTCTGGGGTTGGGCCCCGGAGTTGAACGACGTCATCGCGGTATCTCCTCACACAAAGCGGGTGATGGCCTCAGGCGGAGGCTCTTGTTATTGCCGGCGTTCTCGCGTGGGAGACGGGCTTTGTTATGACAGAGCAATTGCCATGCCTAAAATTGAATGGCTGTTCAATAACTCCTGAAAACGACGTCGCGACGTGTCTATTCAAGACGTCGGACACAGGGTGTTTCGAAGTGCCATCAGCGGCGTCGAGAGCCCTGCCCCGCTGCCTGTGAGCAGATCGGTAGCACTTGTGGGAACAGGCTTGCGCGGGGTTGTTTCAGAGTGTCACCGCAAGCACGGGTGACGGACGGTAGGCAACGCGAAGGGTGCGCTGTGGGAGGGAAACACTCTTGTCTGATTGCGACGCGCTAAAAGGTGGCGTGATTTGATTAGCGTGTGCACTTGGTGAGCAGTTTTGACTGGTCTGCTCATATTCCCAGGGAGGGTTACAGGTTCTTGTGGCGAGGGAGCTTGCTCCCGCTGGACTGCGAAGCAGGCCCAAACCAGACTTCGCGGTCCCTCAGTTGAAACGCACCAAGCTGATTGCGACTGCTGCGCAGCCGAGCGGGAGCAAGCTCCCTCGCCACAGAAAAATGTCTCAGCACTCAACGGCGCTAACCGCCAGACCACCCCGCGAGGTCTCTTTATATTTGTCATGCATATCGGCGCCGGTATCACGCATGGTGCGGATCACCCGGTCCAGCGAGATGAAGTGCTGACCATCGCCGCGTAGGGCCATCTGCGCCGCGTTGATCGCCTTCACAGCGGCAATTGCGTTGCGCTCGATGCACGGCACCTGCACCAGACCGCCGACCGGATCGCAGGTCAGACCAAGGTTATGTTCCAGGCCGATTTCCGCCGCGTTGCACAGTTGCTCCGGTGTCGCGCCCAAGATCTCCGCCAGACCCGCTGCCGCCATCGCGCAGGCCGAGCCGACTTCGCCCTGGCAGCCAACTTCGGCACCGGAGATCGAGGCGTTCTTCTTGCACAGAATCCCCACCGCTGCCGCACCCAAAAAGTAGTCGACGACGTTGGCGTCGGTGACTGCTTCGCTGAACTTCATAAAATAGTGCAACACCGCCGGAATGATCCCTGCCGCGCCATTGGTCGGTGCGGTGACCATGCGCCCACCCGCCGCGTTTTCTTCGTTGACCGCGAGGGCAAACAGATTGACCCACTCCATGGCACTGAGGGTCGAGCCGATCACATTGGGCTTGTTCAACTCCTGCAGGCTGCGATGCAACTTGGCCGCGCGCCGGCGCACATTGAGACCGCCGGGAAGGATGCCTTCGTGCTTGAGGCCCTGCTCCACGCAATCCTGCATCGCCCGCCACAGCTTCATCAGTCCGGCGCGGATTTCCTCTTCGCTGCGCCAGACCTTTTCGTTGGCCATCATCAGTTCGGCGACACGCAGGTTGTTCTTTTGGCACAGCTGCAGCAGTTCCACCGCGCTGGAAAAGTCATAAGGCAATTCGGTGCGATCCAGATCGACCACGCCGCTGGACGCCTGCGCCTGATCCACCACAAAACCGCCACCGACCGAATAGTAAGTGTCGCGATGAATCTCGCCGTGATCGCCTTCGGCAACCAGAGTCATGGCGTTGGGATGGAACGGCAGGTTTTCGTCGATCAGGCGCATGTCGCGGGCCCAGACAAACGGCACCGACAGACGACCATCCAATAACAGCGTGTGAGTTTCGCGCAGCGCCTGAATGCGCGGGCCGATCTGCGACGGGTCGATTGCGTCCGGCCACTCGCCCATCAAGCCCATGATCACTGCATTGTCGCTGCCGTGGCCGATACCGGTAGCCGACAGCGAGCCGAACAGTTGCACTTCTATACGCCGTACCTGCTCCAGCAGGTGCCGGTCGCGTAGCGCTTCGACAAACAGGGCGGCGGCGCGCATCGGGCCGACGGTGTGGGAACTGGACGGGCCGATGCCGATTTTGAACAGGTCGAAAACGCTGATAGCCATTGCTGCAGAGCTCCTGAGGATGCCGTTCCCGGGCGTTAAGCGCCCGCTGGCGGAGCTGCTACGCTCAAGCTGCGATCCGCCGGAATGCCCGCATCATCAGGCTTTTGTCAGGTCGCTCGGCGTCTGACACCGACGCACTCATGCCCACCAACGCCGTGCCGGTTTCCTCCCGTGTTTTCGCCGTTTTTATGCGGTTCAGATGGCCAAACGGGGCGGAAAAAAGCTGTAAACGACGTCACTGACACTGGATGCGACCATCCCTGTACTGGATACGACCCACCCTGTAGGCGTCAGATTTTCACTGGTACATGATCGTTATGACTCGATTGCAAGGCGCCGTGGTAGAGCTGTCTCCAGAACGCCATCCAACCGCAACCTATAAGTGCGGTGGTCCACAGTCGGAACACTGCCAAAAAAAACACCAAGGAGTCCATCCATGAAAGGTTCCCCGTCGTTGTTGTTGGCCGCCATGCTGAGTCTGCCGTTACTGGCTCAAGCCGCAGAACCGGCGCAGTGCAGTACCGTGAATTTCTCCGATGTCGGCTGGACCGACATCACCGCCACCACCGCCACCACGTCGGTGGTGCTCGACGCCCTCGGCTACAAGACCAAGACCACCATGATTTCCGTGCCGGTGACCTACAAGTCGCTGGCCGACGGCAAGAACATGGACGTGTTCCTCGGCAACTGGATGCCGACCATGGAAAACGACATCAAGGCCTACCGCGATGCCGGCACCGTGGAAACCGTGCGCACCAACCTCAAGGGCGCCAAGTACACCCTCGCCGTGCCGCAAGCCTTGTATGACAAGGGTCTGCATGACTTCGCCGACATTGCCAAATTCAAGAAGGAACTCGACGGCAAGATCTACGGCATCGAGCCTGGCAACGACGGCAACCGCCTGATCCAGAGCATGATCGACAAGAACGCCTTCGGTCTCAAGGACGCCGGTTTCAAGGTCGTCGAATCGTCCGAGGCGGGCATGCTCTCGCAGGTTGATCGCGCGCAGAAACGCGACACCGCCGTGGTCTTCCTCGGCTGGGCGCCGCACCCGATGAACAAGCGCTTCAAGATCCAATACCTGACCGGCGGCGATGACTTCTTCGGCCCCGACTTCGGTGCCGCCACCGTGGCGACCAACACCCGCAAGGGCTACTCCACCGAATGCAGCAACGTCGGTCAGTTGCTGAAAAACCTGGAGTTCAATGTCGACATGGAAAGCGAGCTGATGGGCAACATCCTCGACGACAAGATGAAGCCTGAAGCGGCCGCCAAGGCCTGGCTGAAAAAGAATCCACAGGTGCTCGATACCTGGCTCGCTGGCGTGACCACCATTGACGGTAAACCTGGCCTGGAAGCCGTGAAAGCCAAGCTCGCACAGTAATTGCCTTACGCCGGGCGAGTTCGCTCGCCCGGGCTGTTTATTCCTTGCATGCGGACGTTCACTACCATGCTGATTGATCAGAAAATCCCTTTAGGCCAGTACATCGCGGGCTTCGTCGAATGGTTGACGCAACACGGCGCCAGCACCTTCGACGCAATCGCCGTGACCCTGGAAACGATGATCCACGGCGTGACGTTTGCGCTGACCTGGTTCAATCCTTTCGTCTTGATCGGCCTCATCGCCCTGCTCGCGCATTTCATCCAGCGCAAATGGGGGCTGACTGTTTTTGTGATTGCCTCGTTCCTGCTGATCCTCAATCTGGGGTACTGGCAGGAAACCATGGAAACCCTCGCCCAGGTCATGTTCGCGACCCTGGTCTGCGTGGTCATCGGCGTGCCGTTGGGCATCGTCGCCGCGCACAAGCCGATGTTCTACACTTTGATGAGGCCGGTACTCGATCTGATGCAGACCGTACCGACCTTCGTTTACCTCATTCCGACCCTGACCCTCTTCGGGCTGGGTGTGGTGCCGGGCCTGATCTCCACGGTGGTGTTCGCCATCGCTGCGCCGATCCGCCTGACCTACCTGGGCATCCGCGATGTCCCGCAAGAACTGATGGACGCCGGCAAAGCCTTCGGCTGCTCGCGTCGCCAATTGCTCTCACGGATCGAACTGCCTCACGCCATGCCGAGCATCGCTGCCGGCATCACCCAGTGCATCATGCTGTCGCTGTCGATGGTGGTGATCGCGGCACTGGTGGGCGCCGACGGACTCGGCAAACCGGTGGTCAACGCACTGAACACTGCTGATATCGCCCTGGGCTTCGAAGCAGGCCTGGCGATCGTACTGCTGGCGATCATGCTCGACCGTATCTGCAAACAACCCGACGCCAAAGTAGGGGGTGACGCATGAGCATAATTCGCTTCGAAGACGTCGACGTAATCTTCTCCAAGGATCCACGCGAGGCACTCAAGCTGCTGGATCAGGGCATGACGCGCAACGAGATCCTGAAAAAGACCGGGCAGATCGTTGGCGTGGAAAAGGCCAGTCTGGACATCAATAAGGGCGAGATCTGTGTACTGATGGGCTTGTCCGGCTCCGGCAAGTCGAGCCTGCTGCGCTGCATCAACGGCCTCAACACCGTGAGCCGCGGCAAGCTGTTCGTCGAGCACGAAGGCAAGCAGATCGACATCGCTTCCTGCACCCCGGCCGAACTGAAAATGATGCGCACCAAACGCATCGCCATGGTGTTCCAGAAGTTCGCCCTGATGCCGTGGCTGACGGTGCGCGAGAACATCAGTTTCGGTCTGGAGATGCAGGGTCGCCCGGAGAAGGAACGGCGCAAACTGGTGGACGACAAGCTTGAACTGGTGGGCCTGACCCAGTGGCGCAACAAGAAACCCGATGAACTCTCCGGCGGCATGCAGCAGCGTGTGGGCCTGGCGCGGGCGCTGGCGATGGACGCGGACATTCTGCTGATGGACGAACCGTTCTCGGCACTCGACCCGCTGATCCGCCAAGGCCTGCAGGACGAACTGCTGGAACTGCAACGCAAGCTGAGCAAGACCATCGTGTTTGTCAGTCACGACCTCGACGAGGCGCTGAAACTGGGTAGCCGCATCGCGATCATGAAGGACGGCCGGATCATCCAGTACAGCGTGCCGGAAGAGATCGTGCTCAACCCCGCGGACGACTATGTGCGCACCTTCGTGGCCCACACCAACCCGCTCAACGTGCTCTGCGGTCGCAGCCTGATGCGCACGCTGGACAACTGCAAACGCATCAACGGTTCGGTGTGCCTCGACCCGGGTGGCGATTCGTGGCTGGACCTGGCTGAAGGCAACACGATCAAGGGTGCGCGGCAGAACGGTTCGGTGCTGAACCTGCAGAACTGGGCACCGGGCCAAGCGGTGGAAGCGCTGGAGCGCAAGCCGACCCTGGTGGACTCGAACATCGGCATGCGCGACGCGCTGCAGATTCGCTACCAGACCGGCAACAAACTGGTGCTGCACGACAACAACCATGTGGTGGGGATTCTTGGCGACAGCGAGCTGTATCACGCGTTGCTGGGCAAGAACCTGGGGTAAACACCCCGGACACGAAAACGCCGCGAGAGGATCGCGGCGTTTTTGTTGGTACAGAAATTGACATGAGACATGGACAACTGTGGCGAGGGAGCTTGCTCCCGCTTGAGTGCGCAGCACTCACAAATTCCTGGGGTCGCTTCGCAACCCAGCGGGAGCAAGCTCCCTCGCCACAACAGCTTCACCATTAACTCAAGGGTTAGCTATACACCCGGCCAAGGAGTTGCCGATGGCTTTCAAACTGATCGAGCACATCGCGTGTGATCTGATCCTGCGTGAAGCCCATCAGGTCGTAATCCTGGCTGCCGTTGTGCAGATACACCTCGGCGCGGTAGTAACGCTGGCGCGCTTCATCGGACTGGGCCGATTCGGTCGGGGTCGCCAGGTAGCCGTCCAGGCTCACTTCGTAGACGAAAGGGTTGCCCTCTTCCATCTCGACGCGCACGCCCATGCAGCGCTTGGATTTGCCCAGCAGCGTCTGCACTTCCAGACCCTGTGCACGCAGCTGCGCAGCAGCGTCGTCCAGTGCCGGGGTCACGTGTTTGTCCATGAAGCGTTGCACCACCGATTGGCTCGGTTGCAGGTCCAGTTGCGTCAGACGCTCGCTGAAACCACGACGACCGCGTTCAGCCAGTTGCGCCTGCTCCTGTTCGATGTGCACGTCCTGACGCATCGCCTTGTGCAGGCCGAACATGAAGCAGATCAACACCACCGAGAACGGCAGACCGGCCAGCACCACCATGGTCTGCATGGCTTCGAAGTTACCGGCAAACAGCAGACCGATGGTCACCAGGGTGATCACCACCGACCAGAAGATCCGCAGCCAGTGCGGCGCATCTTCATCAACGTTGCCGCCCTTGCAGGACAGATTCGCCATCATCACCGCGCCGGAGTCGGCCGGGGTCAGGAACAGCACGAAACCGACGAAGATCGACACACCGATGACGACTTTCGACGCCGGGTAGTGTTCCAGCAACTGGTAGATCGCCATAGATGGCTGTTCCAGCGCCGTCTTGCCGAGTTCCACCGCGCCCTGGTTCATCACCAGATCCAGTGCCGAGTTACCGAAGATCGACAGCCATGCCAGGGTAAAACCCAGCGGGATCAGCAGCACGCCAGCGACCAGTTCACGCACGGTACGACCACGGGAAATACGCGCAATGAACATGCCGACGAATGGTGCCCAGGAAATCCACCACGCCCAGTAGAACAGGGTCCACAGGCCCAGCCAGCGGTCGGACTTGGCGCTGTCGCCTTCATAGACGTACAGGTCAAAGGTCTTCAGTACCACGCCGTTGAGGTAGTCGCCGATGTTCTGCACGAAGCCGTTGAGCAAGTGCAAAGTCGGGCCGAACAGCAGAACGAAAATCAGCAGACCGCTGAACAGCA harbors:
- a CDS encoding choline ABC transporter substrate-binding protein → MKGSPSLLLAAMLSLPLLAQAAEPAQCSTVNFSDVGWTDITATTATTSVVLDALGYKTKTTMISVPVTYKSLADGKNMDVFLGNWMPTMENDIKAYRDAGTVETVRTNLKGAKYTLAVPQALYDKGLHDFADIAKFKKELDGKIYGIEPGNDGNRLIQSMIDKNAFGLKDAGFKVVESSEAGMLSQVDRAQKRDTAVVFLGWAPHPMNKRFKIQYLTGGDDFFGPDFGAATVATNTRKGYSTECSNVGQLLKNLEFNVDMESELMGNILDDKMKPEAAAKAWLKKNPQVLDTWLAGVTTIDGKPGLEAVKAKLAQ
- a CDS encoding L-carnitine dehydrogenase, which produces MSFITDIKTFAALGSGVIGSGWVARALAHGLDVVAWDPAPGAEAALRKRVANAWGALEKNGLAPGASQDRLRFVATIEECVRDADFIQESAPERLELKLELHSKISAAAKPNALIGSSTSGLLPSEFYESSTHPERCVVGHPFNPVYLLPLVEVVGGKNTAPEAVQAAMKVYESLGMRPLHVRKEVPGFIADRLLEALWREALHLVNDGVATTGEIDDAIRFGAGLRWSFMGTFLTYTLAGGDAGMRHFMSQFGPALQLPWTYLPAPELTDKLIDDVVDGTSDQLGRHSIAALERYRDDCLLAVLEAVKTTKEKHGMSFSE
- a CDS encoding GlxA family transcriptional regulator, which translates into the protein MTSFNSGAQPQNRAPQSIGFLLLDNFTLISLASAVEPLRMANQLSGRELYRWSTLTVDGGQVWASDGLQITPDASMHKAPPLDTVIVCGGIGIQRTVTREHVSWLQSQARQSKRLGAVCTGSWALACAGLLDGFDCSVHWECLAAMQEAFPRVAMSTRLFTLDRNRFTSSGGTAPLDMMLHLISRDHGRELSAAISEMFVYERIRNEQDHQRVPLKHMLGTNQPKLQEIVALMEANLEEPIDLDELAVYVAVSRRQLERLFQKYLHCSPSRYYLKLRLIRARQLLKQTPMSIIEVASVCGFVSTPHFSKCYREYFGIPPRDERVGSNTTQQVAMLPLPQAIVMSPLSGPMSALSQARNESTFASVRL
- a CDS encoding 3-keto-5-aminohexanoate cleavage protein, producing MNHDVIITCALTGAGDTTAKSPHVPVTPKQIAAAAVEAAKAGATVVHCHVRDPQTGKFSRDVALYREVMERIREADVDIIVNLTAGMGGDLEIGAGEHPMEFGPNTDLVGPLTRLAHVEELLPEICTLDCGTLNFGDGDTIYVSTPAQLRAGAKRITELGVKAELEIFDTGHLWFAKQMIKEGLLDNPLFQLCLGIPWGAPADTTTMKAMVDNLPADAVWAGFGIGRMQMPMAAQAVLLGGNVRVGLEDNLWLDKGVLATNGQLVERATEILSRLGARVLTPAEGRKKMGLTQRG
- a CDS encoding gamma-butyrobetaine dioxygenase; this encodes MHTAAAVADFRTYPLISALSGVQNLADRVSIAWADGRISPFHHVWLRDNCPCEQCVYTVTREQVFEIVDAAADLKPAAAHIDSDGCLRIDWQDGHQSRFDPGWLRAHAYDEQSRAERLAGKPKAYLWRSDLQLPVFDYAALMNDNGALLQWLIAVRDIGLTQVRGVPTEPGSLKLIAQRISFIRESNFGVLFNVQSKADADSNAYTAFNLPLHTDLPTRELQPGLQFLHCLVNDAEGGESIFVDGFAIADALRQEAPELFQALCEIPVEFRNKDRHSDYRCLAPIIALDALGRVAEMRMANFLRGAFDTSVEQMPLLYRAYRRLIAMTREPRFRLMQRLNPGELWCFDNRRTLHARNAFDPASGARHFQGCYIDRDELLSRILVLQR
- a CDS encoding thioesterase family protein → MPTLTTYQTTIIPDWVDYNGHLRDAFYLLIFSYATDALMDRLGMDSNNREASGHSLFTLELHLNYLHEVKLDAEVEVRTKIIGHDSKRLHLYHSLHLAGGDQELAGNEQMLLHVDLTGPRSAPFTADTLSRLQAIVAEQVDLPAPAYIGRVIALPPAR
- the choW gene encoding choline ABC transporter permease subunit, which encodes MLIDQKIPLGQYIAGFVEWLTQHGASTFDAIAVTLETMIHGVTFALTWFNPFVLIGLIALLAHFIQRKWGLTVFVIASFLLILNLGYWQETMETLAQVMFATLVCVVIGVPLGIVAAHKPMFYTLMRPVLDLMQTVPTFVYLIPTLTLFGLGVVPGLISTVVFAIAAPIRLTYLGIRDVPQELMDAGKAFGCSRRQLLSRIELPHAMPSIAAGITQCIMLSLSMVVIAALVGADGLGKPVVNALNTADIALGFEAGLAIVLLAIMLDRICKQPDAKVGGDA
- a CDS encoding L-serine ammonia-lyase — protein: MAISVFDLFKIGIGPSSSHTVGPMRAAALFVEALRDRHLLEQVRRIEVQLFGSLSATGIGHGSDNAVIMGLMGEWPDAIDPSQIGPRIQALRETHTLLLDGRLSVPFVWARDMRLIDENLPFHPNAMTLVAEGDHGEIHRDTYYSVGGGFVVDQAQASSGVVDLDRTELPYDFSSAVELLQLCQKNNLRVAELMMANEKVWRSEEEIRAGLMKLWRAMQDCVEQGLKHEGILPGGLNVRRRAAKLHRSLQELNKPNVIGSTLSAMEWVNLFALAVNEENAAGGRMVTAPTNGAAGIIPAVLHYFMKFSEAVTDANVVDYFLGAAAVGILCKKNASISGAEVGCQGEVGSACAMAAAGLAEILGATPEQLCNAAEIGLEHNLGLTCDPVGGLVQVPCIERNAIAAVKAINAAQMALRGDGQHFISLDRVIRTMRDTGADMHDKYKETSRGGLAVSAVEC